A single genomic interval of Hemibagrus wyckioides isolate EC202008001 linkage group LG13, SWU_Hwy_1.0, whole genome shotgun sequence harbors:
- the myoz1b gene encoding myozenin-1b isoform X2: MPLSGTPAPPNTKKKPFKIITDLSNITQIEEEETDATEFDLGTKIKTPKEVMLEELSLMKGKGSKMFRMRQQRVDKFIISAENLQNLQVLAPPVNCEKTPPKTLPKPDPPKEVEPETEQEKKTSEYIKTYVSPWENAMKGDDELKATLKPQMPGPHVHKDLPQYKSFNRTALPFGGFDKASHLLTFEIPEIKNSEEPVSVPVFQCDIDSRPSFNRTPIGWVCNEESSYIPLTLEPISSDGETEDL, encoded by the exons ATGCCCCTCTCAGGAACTCCAGCTCCTCCCAACACGAAGAAAAAACCCTTTAAAATCATTACTGACCTCTCCAACATCACACAAATTG AGGAAGAGGAAACAGATGCCACCGAGTTTGACCTCGGGACTAAGATTAAGACTCCTAAGGAGGTGATGCTGGAGGAACTTTCTCTTATGAAAGGCAAAGGCTCTAAGATGTTCAGAATGAGGCAGCAGAGAGTGGATAAGTTTATCATCAGTGCTGAGAACTTG CAAAATCTCCAGGTCCTGGCACCTCCTGTAAACTGTGAAAAGACTCCACCCAAGACCCTTCCCAAACCAGATCCACCGAAAG AAGTAGAACCTGAGACTGAGCAAGAGAAGAAGACCAGTGAGTATATTAAAACATATGTCTCACCATGGGAAAATGCTATGAAAGGCGACGATGAGCTCAAAGCCACGCTGAAGCCACAAATGCCGGGGCCTCATGTGCACAAAGACCTGCCCCAATACAAGAGCTTCAATAG AACAGCGCTGCCTTTCGGAGGATTCGACAAGGCTTCTCACCTGCTGACCTTCGAGATCCCTGAGATCAAGAATTCTGAAGAACCAGTGTCAGTTCCTGTGTTCCAGTGTGACATCGACTCTCGACCATCTTTCAACCGTACTCCAATTGGCTGGGTGTGCAACGAAGAGTCCAGCTACATTCCCCTGACCCTGGAACCCATCTCCTCCGATGGAGAGACTGAAGACCTCTGA
- the myoz1b gene encoding myozenin-1b isoform X1 → MPLSGTPAPPNTKKKPFKIITDLSNITQIEEEETDATEFDLGTKIKTPKEVMLEELSLMKGKGSKMFRMRQQRVDKFIISAENLQNLQVLAPPVNCEKTPPKTLPKPDPPKEEVEPETEQEKKTSEYIKTYVSPWENAMKGDDELKATLKPQMPGPHVHKDLPQYKSFNRTALPFGGFDKASHLLTFEIPEIKNSEEPVSVPVFQCDIDSRPSFNRTPIGWVCNEESSYIPLTLEPISSDGETEDL, encoded by the exons ATGCCCCTCTCAGGAACTCCAGCTCCTCCCAACACGAAGAAAAAACCCTTTAAAATCATTACTGACCTCTCCAACATCACACAAATTG AGGAAGAGGAAACAGATGCCACCGAGTTTGACCTCGGGACTAAGATTAAGACTCCTAAGGAGGTGATGCTGGAGGAACTTTCTCTTATGAAAGGCAAAGGCTCTAAGATGTTCAGAATGAGGCAGCAGAGAGTGGATAAGTTTATCATCAGTGCTGAGAACTTG CAAAATCTCCAGGTCCTGGCACCTCCTGTAAACTGTGAAAAGACTCCACCCAAGACCCTTCCCAAACCAGATCCACCGAAAG AAGAAGTAGAACCTGAGACTGAGCAAGAGAAGAAGACCAGTGAGTATATTAAAACATATGTCTCACCATGGGAAAATGCTATGAAAGGCGACGATGAGCTCAAAGCCACGCTGAAGCCACAAATGCCGGGGCCTCATGTGCACAAAGACCTGCCCCAATACAAGAGCTTCAATAG AACAGCGCTGCCTTTCGGAGGATTCGACAAGGCTTCTCACCTGCTGACCTTCGAGATCCCTGAGATCAAGAATTCTGAAGAACCAGTGTCAGTTCCTGTGTTCCAGTGTGACATCGACTCTCGACCATCTTTCAACCGTACTCCAATTGGCTGGGTGTGCAACGAAGAGTCCAGCTACATTCCCCTGACCCTGGAACCCATCTCCTCCGATGGAGAGACTGAAGACCTCTGA